The following proteins are encoded in a genomic region of Garra rufa chromosome 22, GarRuf1.0, whole genome shotgun sequence:
- the chmp2a gene encoding charged multivesicular body protein 2a, producing MEFLFGKRKTPEEMLRQNQRALNRAMRDLDRERQRLEQQEKKIIADIKKMAKQGQMDAVKIMAKDLVRTRRYVKKFIMMRANIQAVSLKIQTLKSNNSMAQAMKGVTKAMATMNRQLKLPQIQKIMMEFERQSEIMDMKEEMMNDAIDDAMGDEDDEEESDAVVSQVLDELGLNLSDELSNLPTTGGSLSVAAGKKAEPQATLADADADLEERLNNLRRD from the exons ATGGAGTTCCTGTTTGGAAAAAGAAAGACCCCGGAGGAGATGCTCAGACAGAATCAGAGAGCACTAAACAGAGCCATGAGAGATCTAGACAGAGAACGCCAGAGACTGGAACAACAGGAAAAGAAAATAATCGCTGACATTAAGAAAATGGCCAAACAAGGACAGATG GATGCTGTGAAGATCATGGCTAAGGACTTGGTGCGCACAAGACGATACGTCAAGAAATTCATCATGATGAGAGCCAATATTCAAGCTGTCAGCCTTAAAATCCAAACCCTTAAATCAAACAACAGCATGGCGCAGGCCATGAAAGGAGTCACCAAAGCTATGGCCACCATGAACAGACAG TTGAAGTTGCCACAGATTCAGAAGATCATGATGGAGTTTGAGCGCCAAAGTGAAATCATGGACATGAAGGAGGAGATGATGAATGATGCAATTGACGATGCAATGGGTGATGAAGACGATGAAGAGGAGAG TGATGCTGTGGTTTCTCAAGTTCTGGATGAGCTGGGTCTGAATCTTTCTGACGAGCTTTCAA ACCTGCCTACTACTGGAGGAAGCCTCTCGGTCGCAGCTGGGAAGAAGGCTGAACCGCAGGCTACCTTGGCAGATGCCGATGCTGACTTGGAGGAGAGGCTGAACAACCTCAGGAGAGACTGA
- the msl1b gene encoding male-specific lethal 1 homolog has product MNMRPECFSKVGLYSNNCDLSPSQTRHPVSVRREIGNPLGDTPERTRQHLILDKKADWTSLPLKPGRELAVASEAGSVGTETLSSQAKQMGGEGTPVKSKTPLGQTNTIDNKPEFVSMNSHSNSRDPVGEKSGKGLETMGVSNEHSEGKRTNMRKITSHPHAQATCLKQLLLLQLDLIEQQQQQLQSKDKEIDELKSDRDTLLARIERMERRLQLLSKEPRDKRLFQPLERWVPDTDDFWESDLGDSPQTQGKSSGKLQKRKLNMLDTKMQRSRGKSSRVTPQKLETEEASPCQRDLRNKETPEKMNVARSSGQMDLQPEEEEEDSKETEDLPYMATTEMYLCCWQQPPASPLRDESPKKEEDVAIPSWRENTMEPLQEEEAFDIPENLDDNVFLKRHAKLELDEKRRKRWDIQRIREQRMLQRLQQRMEKKKTNVQESEPELSSFYPDVDNVEAIMVTPFLPVVAFGRPLPNLPPQNFELPWLDERSRCRIENQKKQTPHRTCRK; this is encoded by the exons ATGAATATGCGACCCGAATGCTTTTCTAAAGTGGGATTGTACTCGAACAACTGTGACTTAAGCCCATCTCAAACAAGACACCCGGTTAGTGTCCGAAGAGAGATTGGAAATCCTCTTGGTGACACTCCTGAGAGGACCAGGCAACATCTGATATTGGACAAGAAAGCTGACTGGACTTCATTGCCTTTAAAGCCTGGCAGAGAGTTGGCTGTGGCTTCAGAGGCTGGCTCTGTGGGCACAGAAACACTGTCATCTCAAGCTAAACAAATGGGGGGTGAAGGCACCCCTGTAAAAAGTAAAACTCCTCTTGGACAGACCAACACCATTGATAACAAGCCAGAGTTTGTATCCATGAATTCACATAGTAATTCTAGAGACCCTGTGGGTGAGAAAAGTGGCAAAGGGTTAGAGACTATGGGGGTGTCTAATGAACACTCTGAGGGCAAAAGGACAAATATGAGGAAGATCACTAGTCATCCTCATGCACAAGCCACTTGCCTTAAACAACTGCTTCTGCTTCAGCTGGACTTGATAGAGCAACAACAGCAACAGTTGCAGTCAAAGGACAAGGAAATAGATGAACTCAAATCAGACAGAGACACG TTGCTTGCCCGTATTGAGCGGATGGAGCGGCGTTTGCAGTTGTTAAGTAAGGAACCACGTGACAAGAGGCTCTTCCAGCCACTGGAGAGATGGGTTCCTGACACGGATGACTTTTGGGAATCCGACTTAGGCGACAGCCCGCAAACTCAGGGCAAGTCTAGTGGAAAATTGCAAAAGAG GAAGTTAAACATGTTAGATACAAAGATGCAAAGGTCAAGAGGTAAGTCCTCAAGAGTGACCCCTCAAAAATTAGAGACAGAAGAGGCCTCACCTTGTCAGCGTGACCTGCGAAACAAGGAGACCCCGGAGAAGATGAATGTTGCGAGATCATCCGGACAGATGGACCTGCagccagaagaagaagaagaagacagcAAGGAAACGGAAGATCTTCCATACATGGCAACAACTGAAATGTACCTATGCTGCTGGCAGCAACCTCCAGCCTCTCCATTACGGGACGAGTCTCCAAAGAAAGAAGAGGATGTTGCAA TTCCATCATGGAGGGAAAACACCATGGAACCCCTTCAGGAGGAGGAAGCTTTTGACATCCCTGAG aatcttGATGATAATGTTTTTCTGAAGCGGCACGCAAAGTTAGAACTGGATGAGAAGAGACGAAAAAG GTGGGACATTCAGCGAATACGTGAACAGCGTATGCTTCAAAGATTGCAACAGCGCATGGAGAAGAAAAAGACGAATGTTCAGGAAAGCGAACCAGAATTATCCTCATTTTATCCTGATGTGGACAATG TGGAGGCCATAATGGTCACACCCTTTCTGCCAGTTGTGGCATTTGGTCGGCCTTTGCCCAATTTGCCTCCACA AAACTTTGAGCTGCCCTGGCTTGATGAAAGAAGTCGATGTCGCATTGAAAACCAAAAGAAACAAACTCCACACAGGACCTGTCGGAAATGA